Proteins encoded by one window of Aulosira sp. FACHB-615:
- a CDS encoding Nif11-like leader peptide family natural product precursor, whose product MSIENAQAFYSRMKTDDAFLEQVENAASPEERYEIILAAGYDFSAEEFNTVLAQNSRTEDIELNEEELLQVSGGRSNSLVLHYGASLPPKKFWRPRK is encoded by the coding sequence ATGTCTATTGAAAACGCGCAAGCTTTTTACTCAAGAATGAAAACAGATGATGCTTTTCTCGAACAAGTAGAGAATGCAGCTAGTCCTGAAGAGCGTTATGAAATTATTCTAGCTGCTGGTTATGATTTTAGTGCAGAAGAATTTAATACAGTCTTAGCTCAAAATTCTCGAACAGAAGATATTGAATTGAATGAAGAAGAGCTATTACAAGTTAGTGGTGGACGTAGTAATAGCCTTGTCCTTCATTACGGTGCTAGTTTACCACCCAAAAAATTTTGGAGACCTCGTAAATAG
- a CDS encoding cyclic nucleotide-binding domain-containing protein, whose protein sequence is MTEVLLKELSNSDINWIVANSDRQELLPGSLLTSQGKTVDSLYILLDGTLTVNVTQSENNPLHRAFAAIDSDINSDWEIFRVSRGEVVGEVPFVSQSSNITTIKALEKSLVMSIPQEKLAAKLQQDASFAARFYRAIAIMYADRLQKLITQLGRRKLTQAKSLKDVLFVLAELHDSDIDWLMACGITQKVAAGQTLIYENSPVDALYIILRGKMSMSVSEDDRNPLLRAFSAIEGKELIGREIAKLSKGEILGETPFIDGRLPWATVKVIEDSLILAIPKQQLAVKLQQDIGFSSRFYRVISILSANRLQEILSRIGYGRRVYSAGLPLSNNVEYEDEINISILDKMAIASKRFDWMISRMSIA, encoded by the coding sequence ATGACAGAAGTTTTACTAAAAGAGTTGAGCAATAGTGATATTAATTGGATAGTTGCCAATAGCGATCGCCAGGAATTATTACCTGGTAGTTTATTAACTTCACAGGGAAAGACTGTTGATTCTTTGTATATCTTATTAGATGGTACATTGACAGTTAACGTTACGCAATCTGAGAATAATCCTTTGCATCGAGCTTTTGCGGCTATTGATAGTGATATCAACTCAGATTGGGAAATTTTTAGAGTATCTAGGGGTGAAGTAGTCGGGGAAGTTCCCTTTGTAAGCCAAAGTTCTAACATCACTACAATTAAGGCTCTAGAAAAATCATTAGTGATGTCAATTCCTCAAGAAAAATTAGCCGCAAAATTACAGCAAGATGCTAGTTTTGCGGCTCGCTTTTATCGAGCGATCGCTATTATGTATGCAGACAGACTGCAAAAACTAATCACTCAACTTGGTAGACGCAAATTAACACAAGCTAAGTCTTTAAAAGACGTACTATTTGTTTTAGCTGAATTACACGATAGTGACATTGATTGGTTAATGGCTTGTGGTATCACCCAAAAAGTTGCAGCAGGTCAAACACTCATTTATGAAAATAGTCCTGTCGATGCGCTATATATTATTTTGAGGGGAAAAATGTCTATGTCTGTCTCGGAAGATGATCGCAATCCTTTATTGCGTGCTTTTTCTGCGATTGAAGGTAAAGAACTCATTGGGCGAGAGATAGCCAAATTATCCAAAGGGGAAATATTAGGAGAAACACCGTTTATTGATGGTCGCCTCCCTTGGGCGACAGTGAAAGTAATTGAAGATTCTCTAATTTTGGCAATCCCCAAACAGCAATTAGCAGTAAAATTACAACAAGATATAGGATTTTCATCTCGTTTTTACCGCGTCATTTCTATTTTATCAGCCAACAGATTACAGGAAATTTTGAGTAGAATCGGCTACGGCAGGAGAGTTTATAGCGCAGGTCTTCCACTCAGCAATAATGTTGAATATGAGGATGAAATCAATATTAGCATCTTAGATAAAATGGCTATAGCCAGTAAAAGATTTGATTGGATGATTTCGCGTATGAGCATAGCTTAA
- a CDS encoding nif11-class peptide radical SAM maturase 3: MPDLHEEYEEYRRITYAVWEITLKCNLACSHCGSRAGEERVKELSTAEALDLVRQLAEVGIKEVTLIGGEAFMRADWLEIAAAISQAGMLCTMTTGGYGISREMVKKMKAADIAFVSVSTDGLQATHDRLRGRQGSWESGARTMSFLKEEGIPFGCNTQINRLSAPEFPLIYEHIRDLGAISWQIQLTVPMGNAADNAEILLQPYELLALYPMLARVAQRARREGKVQLATGNNIGYYGPYERLLRADFDEDPSYSFWQGCSAGLNSIGLEADGAIKGCPSLPTAAYTGGNIRDRSLKEIIATSEQLRFNLGADTPQGTAHLWGFCKSCQYAELCRGGCNWTAHVFFDKRGNNPYCHHRALEMAKRGLRERFYLKVKAAGIPFDNGEFALIEEPLDAPWPENDPLHFTPESIQWSDSWQVYPQRFASFR, encoded by the coding sequence ATGCCAGATTTACACGAAGAATATGAAGAATATCGGCGTATTACTTACGCTGTATGGGAAATTACTCTTAAATGTAACCTTGCTTGTAGTCATTGTGGTTCAAGAGCAGGAGAAGAGCGCGTAAAAGAACTTTCAACAGCAGAAGCCCTAGACTTAGTGCGACAATTAGCGGAAGTAGGAATTAAAGAGGTGACGCTAATTGGCGGAGAAGCCTTTATGCGTGCTGATTGGTTGGAAATTGCCGCCGCTATTAGCCAAGCTGGTATGCTCTGCACTATGACTACTGGTGGCTATGGTATTTCCCGTGAGATGGTCAAAAAAATGAAAGCGGCGGATATTGCTTTTGTTTCCGTCTCTACCGATGGTTTACAAGCCACCCATGACCGTCTGCGTGGTCGTCAAGGCTCTTGGGAGTCAGGCGCACGCACAATGAGTTTTTTAAAAGAAGAGGGTATTCCCTTTGGTTGTAACACCCAAATTAACCGCCTTTCTGCCCCAGAATTTCCACTGATTTATGAGCATATCCGGGATTTAGGGGCGATATCTTGGCAAATTCAGTTGACTGTACCGATGGGTAATGCGGCAGACAACGCAGAGATATTACTGCAACCTTATGAGTTGTTAGCACTTTATCCGATGTTGGCTAGAGTTGCTCAACGCGCCCGTCGTGAAGGTAAAGTCCAACTAGCAACGGGAAATAACATTGGTTATTATGGCCCTTATGAACGGCTTCTGCGTGCTGACTTTGACGAAGATCCATCATATTCATTTTGGCAAGGTTGTAGTGCTGGGTTAAATTCGATTGGGTTAGAAGCTGACGGGGCAATCAAAGGCTGTCCCTCATTACCCACAGCAGCTTATACTGGTGGGAATATCCGCGATCGCTCTCTTAAAGAAATCATTGCCACATCAGAACAGTTACGCTTTAATCTAGGCGCAGACACTCCCCAAGGTACAGCTCATCTGTGGGGTTTCTGCAAAAGTTGTCAGTATGCAGAACTCTGTCGGGGTGGCTGTAATTGGACAGCACACGTTTTCTTCGATAAACGCGGTAATAATCCTTACTGTCACCATCGCGCCTTGGAAATGGCCAAGCGTGGGCTACGGGAAAGATTTTATTTAAAAGTCAAAGCCGCAGGAATACCCTTTGATAACGGTGAATTTGCTTTGATTGAAGAGCCTCTAGATGCACCTTGGCCAGAGAATGATCCTCTACATTTTACCCCTGAGTCGATTCAGTGGTCAGATAGTTGGCAAGTATACCCACAGCGTTTTGCTTCATTCAGATGA
- a CDS encoding NHLP family bacteriocin export ABC transporter peptidase/permease/ATPase subunit yields the protein MASTNPTIGLPTNFWQYLQKLLPQRSKRVKTPTLLQMEAVECGAAALGIILGYFGRIVPLPELRRECGVSRDGSKASNVLKAARNYGLEAKGLRKELDKLPDLNPPYIIFWDFNHFLVVEGFRNQRVYLNDPATGPRTVSLQEFDEGYTGVVLVMEPGSEFQKGGRKPSMIGSLWERLQSSTSALLYCLMAGFFLTLVGMAVPVFSQIFVDEILVEQRLDWLNPLLLGMAVAAVLQGLLTLLRLQYLRRLKIKLSVGMSSRFLWHLLRLPVGFYAQRFAGEITSRMSLNDQVANVLSGQLTTTIIDAVMVVFYALIMLQYDWLLTLIVISLAIANIFTLRLVSRQRVDLNQKLMLDFGKAEGVSIAALQGIETLKASGLESDFFSRWSGYYTKAINSQQQMDVTNQLFSILPTLLEAISSLLLLVIGGLRVMDGHLSIGMLVAFQGLVGSFQAPVASLLNFGSTLQELEGNLVRLDDVLDNPTDKAIAQRNLAHEEAGEQGAREQGSFHPQRVLPKWNLLRFLSLFPPAPSPQPPASSQVIEPSSYFSALPRLQGYVELRNLTFGYSRLEPPLIENFNLSLKPGQRVALVGGSGSGKSTIAKLVSGLYQPWAGEILFDEQLTEEIPHQLLTNSVAMVEQDILLFGGTVRDNLTLWDNTISDKNLKRACQDAAIDDVILALNGGYDAELMEGAANLSGGQRQRLEIARALVNNPSILIMDEATSALDAETERIIDENLRRRGCTCIIVAHRLSTIRDCDEIIVLERGKVVQRGTHQQLWQTEGVYSRLIRTEGEALEEE from the coding sequence GTGGCATCTACTAACCCAACTATAGGTCTACCTACGAATTTTTGGCAGTATCTACAAAAACTACTGCCTCAAAGAAGCAAGCGGGTAAAAACACCAACTCTTTTGCAAATGGAAGCAGTTGAATGTGGTGCTGCGGCTTTAGGAATTATCTTAGGTTACTTTGGTCGGATTGTGCCGTTGCCAGAATTGCGGCGAGAGTGTGGTGTTTCCCGCGATGGTAGTAAAGCATCGAATGTGTTGAAAGCTGCCAGAAATTATGGTTTAGAGGCTAAGGGTTTAAGAAAGGAACTAGATAAACTCCCAGACCTAAATCCCCCTTATATTATCTTTTGGGACTTTAATCACTTTTTGGTAGTAGAAGGGTTTCGCAACCAGAGAGTGTATCTGAATGACCCCGCTACAGGCCCCCGTACTGTATCTTTGCAAGAATTTGACGAAGGTTATACGGGTGTAGTCTTGGTGATGGAACCAGGAAGTGAGTTCCAAAAGGGTGGACGTAAACCTAGTATGATTGGGTCTTTGTGGGAGAGGCTACAGAGTTCAACTAGTGCCTTACTTTACTGCTTAATGGCAGGATTTTTCTTAACTTTAGTGGGGATGGCTGTACCCGTATTTAGCCAAATATTTGTCGATGAAATTCTTGTAGAACAAAGATTAGATTGGCTTAATCCCTTACTTTTGGGAATGGCTGTGGCTGCTGTTTTGCAAGGCTTACTCACATTACTGCGTCTGCAATATTTACGCCGTTTAAAAATTAAATTATCGGTGGGGATGTCTAGCCGGTTTCTCTGGCATTTATTACGCCTACCAGTAGGGTTTTATGCCCAACGTTTTGCCGGAGAAATTACCAGTCGGATGAGTCTCAATGACCAAGTGGCTAATGTGCTTTCGGGACAGTTGACCACCACAATTATTGATGCTGTGATGGTGGTTTTCTATGCCTTGATTATGTTGCAATATGATTGGCTATTAACTTTGATTGTCATCAGTTTAGCGATCGCCAACATTTTCACTCTGCGCTTAGTCTCTCGTCAACGGGTAGACCTCAATCAAAAATTAATGCTAGATTTTGGCAAGGCTGAAGGGGTTTCAATTGCGGCTCTCCAAGGCATCGAAACCCTGAAAGCATCAGGCTTAGAATCTGATTTCTTTTCTCGCTGGTCAGGCTATTACACCAAGGCCATCAATAGCCAACAACAAATGGATGTCACTAACCAATTATTTTCCATTCTACCTACGCTTTTAGAGGCTATTTCTAGCTTGTTATTGTTAGTAATTGGTGGTTTGCGAGTCATGGATGGACATCTCAGTATTGGGATGCTGGTAGCTTTTCAAGGCTTAGTAGGGAGTTTTCAAGCACCAGTCGCCAGCCTATTGAATTTTGGTAGCACCTTACAAGAATTAGAAGGCAATTTGGTTCGTTTAGATGATGTTTTAGATAACCCGACTGATAAAGCGATCGCCCAAAGAAACTTAGCTCATGAAGAAGCAGGGGAGCAGGGAGCAAGGGAGCAAGGGAGCTTTCACCCACAAAGGGTGTTACCAAAGTGGAACTTACTTAGGTTTCTCTCTTTATTTCCCCCAGCCCCCAGCCCCCAGCCCCCAGCCTCTTCTCAAGTTATCGAACCATCATCTTATTTTTCAGCCTTGCCCAGATTACAAGGATATGTAGAATTACGTAACCTCACCTTTGGCTATAGTCGCCTAGAACCGCCTTTAATCGAAAATTTTAATCTTTCTCTCAAACCAGGACAAAGAGTGGCTTTAGTCGGTGGCAGTGGTTCTGGTAAGTCTACCATTGCCAAACTCGTCAGTGGACTTTACCAACCTTGGGCGGGAGAAATTCTGTTTGACGAACAATTAACAGAAGAAATTCCCCACCAATTATTAACTAATTCTGTGGCAATGGTAGAACAGGATATTTTGTTATTTGGTGGCACAGTTAGGGATAATTTAACGCTTTGGGATAATACTATATCCGATAAAAACTTAAAACGAGCTTGTCAAGATGCTGCCATTGATGATGTGATTTTGGCTCTCAATGGTGGATATGATGCCGAACTGATGGAAGGTGCGGCGAATTTAAGCGGTGGTCAACGCCAACGCCTAGAAATTGCCCGTGCTTTGGTGAATAATCCCTCAATCCTGATTATGGATGAAGCCACCAGTGCCTTAGATGCAGAGACAGAACGGATTATTGACGAAAATCTGCGGCGACGGGGATGCACCTGCATTATTGTGGCACACCGACTAAGTACGATTCGAGACTGCGATGAAATTATCGTCCTAGAACGAGGCAAGGTAGTGCAACGAGGTACTCATCAGCAATTGTGGCAGACGGAAGGTGTGTACTCACGGTTAATCCGCACAGAAGGGGAAGCCTTGGAGGAGGAATAA
- a CDS encoding Nif11-like leader peptide family natural product precursor encodes MSIQDAQAFYSRMKTDDAFLDQVENAASPENRLEIIQSAGYDFSAEEFNTVLAQNAQPEAGELSEAELLQVSGGIRFASPGLVRPLYGVGIPPRNYWRPRK; translated from the coding sequence ATGTCTATTCAAGATGCTCAAGCTTTTTACTCAAGAATGAAAACAGATGATGCTTTTCTTGATCAAGTAGAAAATGCAGCTAGTCCTGAAAACCGCCTGGAAATTATTCAGTCTGCTGGTTATGATTTTAGTGCAGAAGAATTTAACACAGTCTTAGCTCAAAATGCTCAACCAGAAGCTGGTGAATTGAGTGAAGCAGAACTGTTACAAGTTAGTGGCGGAATTCGTTTTGCAAGTCCAGGTCTTGTTCGCCCTCTTTATGGCGTTGGTATACCACCCAGAAATTATTGGAGACCACGTAAATAA
- a CDS encoding NHLP bacteriocin system secretion protein, translating into MLEQKRRIFRQESVERLSSPERLDQLMQVVSPKSWLPLIALSSLVGVAIVWSIYGRIPITIEGRGVLIYPRKVVPLQSKNSGQLTNVNFKVGDSIKKGQVLAIIDQSDLRQQLEQQKAKLTQLESQDQAANSIFKQRLAQDAQSIQQQRQYLQQRIQELQTLTPVLKTRDNTSLEQQRKSLKQNLQRFQALSPVFRRRMEIRQKLFQQEGVFSADEALQAEQEYLENLQNISDIETQLKALDVTETQKQKEYGENISTISDLQAQLKKLDSEQASQAQQDLENTNNRKKEIQEVKREIAKLQLQVGDNSKIISQYNGRVLETTVAQGQVINAGTRLANIEVENPDSKLVSLAYFSVAEGKKIQSGMPIQITPETVKRERFGGIVGKVINISNFPTTKEAAINEIGNSEVVEGLVSQKNEGFIQVFSEIQNDAQTFSGYKWSSSKGPQMKISSGTTTIVRVQVEERAPITFVLPILRSLSGIY; encoded by the coding sequence ATGTTAGAGCAGAAGCGTCGCATATTTCGCCAAGAATCTGTAGAGCGTCTATCTTCTCCTGAAAGATTAGACCAACTTATGCAAGTAGTCAGCCCTAAAAGTTGGCTACCTCTGATAGCTTTAAGCTCTTTGGTGGGAGTAGCTATTGTTTGGAGTATTTATGGACGTATTCCGATCACAATTGAAGGGCGAGGAGTATTAATCTATCCGCGTAAAGTAGTACCTCTACAATCGAAAAATTCAGGACAATTAACAAATGTCAACTTCAAAGTTGGTGACTCGATTAAAAAAGGACAGGTATTAGCAATCATTGATCAATCTGATCTACGTCAACAACTCGAACAACAAAAAGCTAAACTAACACAACTAGAATCACAAGACCAAGCAGCTAACTCTATATTTAAACAGCGTTTAGCACAAGACGCACAGTCAATTCAACAACAACGTCAGTATCTTCAACAACGCATTCAGGAACTTCAAACCCTTACACCTGTTCTCAAAACTAGAGATAATACCTCTCTTGAACAGCAGCGCAAAAGTTTAAAACAAAACCTCCAACGCTTCCAAGCCTTGAGTCCAGTTTTCCGGCGCAGAATGGAAATCCGCCAAAAGTTATTTCAACAAGAAGGCGTATTTTCAGCCGATGAAGCTTTGCAAGCAGAACAGGAATATCTAGAGAATTTGCAAAATATTTCTGACATCGAAACCCAATTAAAAGCACTTGATGTCACAGAAACTCAAAAACAAAAAGAATATGGTGAAAATATATCAACTATTTCCGATTTACAAGCCCAATTAAAGAAACTAGATAGTGAACAAGCTTCTCAAGCGCAACAAGACCTAGAAAATACTAATAATCGCAAAAAAGAAATTCAAGAAGTTAAACGAGAGATAGCTAAACTGCAACTACAAGTAGGTGATAATAGCAAAATTATTAGCCAATATAACGGTCGAGTTTTAGAAACTACAGTGGCGCAGGGACAAGTAATTAATGCTGGTACTCGTTTAGCAAATATAGAAGTAGAAAATCCTGATAGTAAGTTAGTAAGTTTAGCTTATTTTTCAGTGGCAGAGGGCAAGAAAATTCAATCAGGAATGCCAATTCAAATCACTCCTGAAACGGTGAAGCGAGAAAGATTTGGCGGTATTGTCGGGAAGGTGATTAATATTTCCAATTTCCCCACTACCAAAGAAGCGGCAATTAATGAAATAGGTAATTCCGAAGTTGTTGAAGGTTTAGTATCACAAAAAAACGAAGGATTCATCCAAGTATTTTCTGAGATACAAAATGATGCTCAAACCTTCAGTGGTTACAAATGGTCTTCATCTAAAGGGCCACAGATGAAGATTTCTTCTGGAACTACTACTATTGTGCGCGTTCAGGTCGAAGAACGCGCTCCCATTACGTTTGTATTACCTATTTTGAGGTCGTTAAGTGGCATCTACTAA